The following proteins are co-located in the Pochonia chlamydosporia 170 chromosome 6, whole genome shotgun sequence genome:
- a CDS encoding glutathione S-transferase/chloride channel (similar to Metarhizium robertsii ARSEF 23 XP_007824550.1): protein MAFGTLYTFPGDHPRTIAIKAVAKANNLELKICEEPRTPEHLKVSKLGKVPAFIGEDGFKLFECIAIAIYITSQNEETTLLGNSKKEYADIVKWMSFFNSEIIMPIVEEYLALIGIIPYNKESVEKYEMMAQAAIDVVEEHLQTNSFLVGESVTLADIFCAGIIALGFQFFYGKAWREANPNVSRWYKTIIHQPIYAAVTDKFEFLEEPKLTNTAPEKTAPLDPGPGDAAVSATSATQDDHVQEPKS, encoded by the exons ATGGCTTTTGGCACTCTATACACTTTTCCT GGTGACCATCCCCGTACCATCGCGATCAAGGCGGTCGCAAAAGCGAATAATCTCGAACTCAAAATTTGCGAAGAACCTCGGACTCCTGAGCACCTCAAGGTTAGCAAGCTAGGCAAAGTTCCTGCTTTcattggagaagacggcTTCAAGCTCTTTGAGTGCATTGCTATTGCCATATACA TCACCTCTCAGAACGAAGAGACCACTCTGCTCGGAAATTCTAAGAAGGAGTACGCTGACATAGTCAAATGGATGTCCTTCTTTAACTCTGAGATTATTATGCCTATCGTCGAAGAGTATCTTGCTCTTATAGGCATCATCCCTTATAACAAGGAGTCCGTTGAGAAATATGAGATGATGGCCCAGGCGGccattgatgttgttgaggagcaCCTACAAACCAACTCATTTCTCGTTGGCGAATCTGTTACTCTTGCCGACATTTTCTGTGCTGGGATTATTGCCCTCGGCTTCCAGTTCTTCTACGGGAAGGCCTGGCGAGAAGCGAACCCCAATGTGTCTCGTTGGTACAAGACCATTATCCATCAACCCATCTATGCAGCCGTGACTGACAAGTTTGAGTTCCTTGAGGAGCCTAAACTGACCAATACTGCCCCGGAGAAGACAGCGCCACTCGATCCTGGCCCAGGCGATGCCGCTGTTTCTGCTACCTCTGCTACCCAGGATGATCATGTTCAAGAACCTAAATCATAG
- a CDS encoding O-methyltransferase (similar to Neosartorya fischeri NRRL 181 XP_001261670.1): MGSYTANLVETLDAVDASTLDGDDASRLQLAMAARKLFHKLETKEEKTIRLAIEEPVVFSAIQALIDVGLWEDWTGAGGGEKTIEDLATITKKDIDPELLRHLLRLLATNHVVLEAGEDRYAPTAFSLSMGDKSTLVAPALRIRTDHIAQCAHHFPEFLANTNYRKPLDDNASCYIDTFPEKKNFWERCKANPMHQESFSSFMLLWGKHKRPWPQFYDTKALLEGADLSDGSAFIVDIGGHHGVDLLRVLDKHPDVPAGSLVLEDLPEVITSVSLATDKIKVIKHSFFEPQPVKGSRAYYLHAVLHDWSDKVSIDILKNVAAAMKPGYSKVLIHDIVLPATGTTCYQAALDCLVMQASANERTEAVWNKVLAEAGLKLLKLWPDGRGYESLIEAELA; this comes from the exons ATGGGTAGCTATACAGCAAATCTAGTCGAAACCCTCGACGCAGTCGATGCATCGACtttggatggagatgatgcctCGCGGCTACAattggccatggcggccCGCAAACTTTTTCATAAACTAGAGACGAAGGAAGAGAAGACTATACGTCTTGCCATCGAAGAACCTGTTGTGTTCTCTGCTATCCAGGCTCTCATTGACGTTGGTCTCTGGgaagactggactggtgCTGGTGGAGGCGAGAAGACTATCGAGGACCTTGCCACAATAACCAAGAAGGATATTGATCCGGAATTACTGC GCCACCTCCTACGACTCCTAGCTACGAACCACGTTGTCCTGGAAGCCGGGGAAGATCGCTACGCGCCGACCGCATTTTCGCTCTCCATGGGTGACAAGAGTACCCTCGTTGCGCCAGCTCTTCGCATACG AACCGACCACATCGCCCAGTGTGCCCATCACTTCCCCGAGTTCTTGGCTAATACCAACTACCGCAAGCCTCTAGACGACAATGCCAGTTGCTACATTGATACGTTCCCTGAGAAGAAAAACTTTTGGGAAAGATGCAAGGCAAACCCCATGCATCAAGAGAGCTTCTCTTCATTCATGCTGTTATGGGGCAAGCATAAAAGACCGTGGCCACAGTTCTACGACACCAAAGCGCTGCTCGAGGGCGCTGACTTGAGCGATGGCAGCGCATTCATCGTAGATATCGGCGGACACCACGGTGTTGACCTCTTACGTGTGCTCGATAAGCATCCCGACGTGCCTGCAGGGTCCCTGGTGCTCGAGGACTTGCCGGAGGTTATCACTTCCGTGAGTCTTGCCACGGACAAGATCAAGGTTATAAAGCACAGCTTCTTTGAGCCGCAGCCGGTTAAAG GCAGCCGCGCCTATTACCTGCATGCCGTCCTACACGACTGGTCCGACAAGGTGTCAATCGACATCCTGAAGAACGTTGCGGCGGCCATGAAGCCCGGCTACTCTAAGGTGCTGATTCATGATATCGTCCTGCCAGCAACAGGAACTACCTGCTACCAAGCTGCGTTGGATTGCCTGGTGATGCAGGCCTCGGCCAACGAAAGAACCGAGGCTGTGTGGAATAAGGTGCTCGCGGAGGCGGGCCTTAAGCTCCTCAAGTTATGGCCAGATGGCCGAGGGTATGAGAGCCTTATTGAAGCAGAGCTGGCATAG
- a CDS encoding nucleoside-diphosphate-sugar epimerase (similar to Aspergillus niger CBS 513.88 XP_001390912.1): MPTIFITGAAGYVGGDFLAHLQQQHPEHQVRALVRSEQQAALLNSQFPNVKCVFTTGSLRELLISEGKEADVVVQIANTDDEAMSFALLDGVAQHPGATYVHVSGIASLIDPSIPAGDLDPKVFSDAAQKDELLSLPRDRLHAAIEQDIIAKAEHSHTKVAIVSLPRMYGKGRGHITPQSKIIEPYLRGARSQGKVFVVGAGRNVSSYCHVSDASSALLLLVEEALSTESRVDWGRDGYYFVEAGEDSFTKFAKIVGQELHLQGYVSDTDVDSLDEGAVAKIWEWGPKFWGSSSRSRADRLRALGWRASGITEEDTIRETIRYVLGKDN, translated from the coding sequence ATGCCAACCATATTTATTACAGGAGCGGCGGGATATGTTGGTGGCGATTTTCTTGCGCACttgcagcaacagcatccCGAGCATCAAGTCCGGGCTCTTGTTCGCTCTGAGCAACAGGCTGCGCTGCTCAACTCTCAGTTTCCAAATGTCAAGTGTGTTTTCACCACGGGCAGCCTGCGCGAACTTCTGATTTCtgaaggaaaagaagcggATGTGGTTGTCCAAATCGCCAATACAGATGACGAAGCCATGTCGTTCGCGTTACTTGACGGCGTCGCCCAGCATCCAGGCGCTACGTACGTGCACGTTTCTGGCATAGCATCTCTCattgatccatccatccctgCTGGGGACCTCGATCCAAAGGTCTTTAGTGACGCTGCTCAAAAGGACGAGCTACTGAGTCTGCCACGCGATCGGCTTCACGCAGCGATAGAACAAGATATCATAGCGAAAGCGGAGCATTCACACACCAAAGTCGCTATTGTGTCGCTGCCTCGCATGTACGGAAAAGGTAGAGGACACATCACTCCGCAGTCAAAGATCATTGAGCCGTATCTACGGGGGGCACGGTCCCAGGGGAAAGTATTTGTAGTAGGTGCCGGGAGAAACGTATCGAGTTATTGCCACGTCAGCGACGCATCGTCTGCGTTGCTCCTGTTAGTGGAGGAGGCGTTAAGCACGGAAAGTAGGGTGGATTGGGGTCGGGATGGATATTACTTTGTTGAAGCGGGAGAGGATTCGTTCACAAAATTTGCCAAGATTGTTGGTCAGGAGCTTCACTTGCAGGGGTATGTTTCTGATACTGATGTTGACAGTCTTGATGAGGGCGCTGTTGCGAAGATTTGGGAATGGGGACCAAAGTTCTGGGGTTCAAGTTCTCGATCTAGAGCTGATCGGTTGCGAGCGCTGGGTTGGCGTGCGAGTGGGATTACAGAGGAGGATACTATCAGGGAGACGATTCGCTATGTCCTTGGCAAAGATAATTAA
- a CDS encoding zinc-binding oxidoreductase protein (similar to Neofusicoccum parvum UCRNP2 XP_007589465.1), translated as MKAIRIKAAGTAEVQTGVPVPKLRDDYILIKTEAVALNPTDWKHIDFLAGPGARVGCDYSGIVEEVGSKVQNGIKVGDRVAGMIHGSNPSNHEDGSFAEYVVAKGALQMRIPDTLSFEDAATLGAGIITMGQSLYQSLGLPLPNNPSKENIPVLIYGGSTATGTLAIQFAKLSGLQVIVTCSPRNEKLVRDLGADFVFDYKSPTCAADIRSATNNRLAHAFDTIASNDSAQICCSAIGPQGGRYTSLEPIEKLPRDDVTKLNTMAFTAVGEAFEIAGFQVPAKEEDYTFAVIFTRLAQDLLAQQKFKPHPVSVQEGGLDSVLDGLQRMREGRVSGVKLVYPI; from the exons ATGAAAGCAATTCGCATCAAGGCCGCTGGAACGGCTGAAGTCCAAACGGGCGTTCCGGTCCCCAAACTCCGCGACGACTACATCCTGATCAAAACGGAGGCGGTTGCGCTCAATCCCACGGACTGGAAGCACATTGACTTTCTTGCTGGTCCTGGGGCGAGAGTCGGCTGCGATTACAGCGGTATAGTGGAGGAAGTTGGTTCCAAAGTGCAGAATGGGATTAAGGTTGGGGATAGGGTGGCGGGAATGATTCATGGGA GTAATCCTTCGAATCATGAGGACGGGTCGTTTGCAGAATACGTCGTTGCCAAAGGAGCGCTGCAGATGCGAATCCCGGATACTTTATCCTTTGAAGATGCTGCGACCCTTGGAGCCGGCATCATAACAATGGGACAAAGTTTATATCAATCTCTGGGCCTTCCACTCCCGAACAATCCTTCAAAAGAGAACATTCCCGTTCTGATCTACGGAGGAAGTACCGCGACCGGCACGCTGGCTATCCAATTCGCAAAGTT GTCTGGTCTCCAAGTCATCGTCACATGCTCCCCTCGCAACGAGAAACTCGTCCGCGATCTAGGCGCAGATTTTGTATTCGACTACAAGTCCCCAACATGCGCAGCGGACATTCGCTCCGCAACCAACAATCGTCTCGCTCACGCGTTCGACACGATTGCATCGAACGACTCTGCGCAGATATGTTGCAGTGCTATTGGTCCCCAAGGCGGCAGGTATACGTCTCTTGAACCCATTGAGAAGCTTCCCCGTGATGATGTCACCAAGCTTAATACCATGGCTTTCACTGCCGTGGGCGAGGCTTTCGAGATTGCGGGCTTCCAGGTCCCAgcgaaggaggaggattatACGTTTGCTGTCATCTTTACGAGATTGGCGCAGGATTTACTCGCGCAACAGAAATTTAAGCCTCATCCGGTGAGTGTGCAGGAGGGGGGGTTGGATAGTGTGCTTGATGGTTTGCAGAGGATGCGGGAGGGGagggtgtctggtgtgaagtTGGTGTATCCTATTTAG
- a CDS encoding SET domain-containing protein (similar to Cordyceps militaris CM01 XP_006667173.1), whose product MGVLATQLLLLAASISQAQVVKELNHFPQSPLQPVLFNHAAPTISSDHVLGNTTDTDTDFHVFSSKSFARGRGISIITTHDQMAHFNKLEPLAADVNDMSSPPFTEHEIPGKGRGLVASKFIHRGDRIFAETPILIISSELYEKHEDDPHVIPAKLRLAVEKLPPAAQGKFWDLHGQTVHNAYSGRIDPNAFDITIQDQQYCAVTPDTARINHDCRPNAGYYFDQHTLTHYVHALTDITPGTEISITYISAEMPRHRRKNRLLSTWGFNCTCSSCSLSKHASRVSDERLAQIFKFQEMFEGEGWTTQSSGTVEAFLSLIDQEKMYNPHGAALEAAALVYCAEGRYWDTIKYAYLAEEMLMLEGEDARVEVMRLLTADPTVQKCWRMRAAMKSGKVVWDQID is encoded by the exons ATGGGCGTGCTGGCCACCCAACTCCTGCTCCTCGCAGCATCCATCTCACAAGCCCAAGTCGTAAAAGAACTCAACCACTTCCCTCAATCACCACTCCAGCCCgtcctcttcaaccatgCCGCACCCACAATCTCCTCAGACCACGTCCTCGGAAACACCACCGACACCGACACCGACTTCCACGTCTTCTCATCCAAATCCTTCGCCCGCGGCAGaggcatctccatcatcaccacgcACGATCAAATGGCTCACTTCAACAAGCTGGAGCCGCTGGCCGCCGACGTCAACGACATGTCCTCCCCGCCGTTCACGGAGCACGAAATCCCAGGCAAAGGCCGCGGCCTGGTTGCCAGCAAGTTCATACACCGCGGGGACAGGATATTCGCAGAGACGCCCATCCTAATCATAAGTTCCGAGCTGTACGAAAAGCACGAAGACGACCCGCACGTGATTCCTGCGAAGCTGCGGCTGGCGGTTGAGAAGCTTCCCCCGGCGGCGCAGGGCAAGTTTTGGGACTTACACGGGCAGACGGTGCACAATGCGTATAGTGGGAGGATAGATCCTAATGCGTTTGATATAACCATCCAAGACCAACAATACTGTGCTGTTACTCCGGATACGGCA CGCATCAACCACGATTGTCGCCCCAACGCCGGCTACTATTTCGACCAGCACACCCTCACACACTACGTCCACGCCCTCACGGATATTACGCCCGGGACAGAAATCTCAATCACGTACATCAGCGCGGAAATGCCGCGGCACCGCCGCAAGAACAGGCTCCTCAGCACATGGGGCTTCAACTGCACCTGCAGCTCGTGCTCCCTGTCCAAGCACGCGTCAAGGGTATCAGACGAGCGGCTGGCGCAGATATTCAAATTCCAAGAAATGTTTGAGGGCGAGGGGTGGACGACGCAGTCGTCGGGGACGGTGGAGGCGTTCCTCAGCCTGATTGACCAGGAGAAGATGTACAATCCGCATGGGGCTGCGCTTGAGGCGGCGGCGCTGGTGTACTGCGCTGAGGGCAGGTACTGGGACACGATTAAGTATGCGTAtctggcggaggagatgctgatgctggagGGGGAAGATGCGAGGGTCGAGGTGATGAGGCTGTTGACGGCGGATCCGACGGTGCAGAAgtgttggaggatgagggCTGCGATGAAGTCTGGGAAGGTGGTTTGGGATCAGATTGATTAG
- a CDS encoding lipase/thioesterase family protein (similar to Metarhizium acridum CQMa 102 XP_007815340.1), producing MASTTLYPKPSLGQKLDLLPALGSLVFATFAALATSFRRGPNDEPSLYLHVVYAAVRKLVVRLSAPQLQWVFAHTPTVYKQQAKSYKMDQRTIELNHGGKGHWIGNPDAEHVLIWYHGGGFTLPALEGHLKYFLKLVKSRPSKDLAVFFLSYTLAPTGKYPTQLTQAVEALRYIVTQTQRKPSQVIIGGDSAGGNLVSGVLAHLTHRHHAIEELTLSEPLRAAVLMAPWTALDKNEVKLSSYDGADIITGTALNTWAANYMGGQKPDYYTDASSAPADWFKGLPVSKILVLAGQNETLLPSINEFVKNLEAGYGPVEFYVAEREAHIAPFVNLVFYYGAPTGQGNKLRVWLEDVVAARDEDYDHV from the exons ATGGCTTCAACCACGCTCTACCCCAAACCCTCCCTGGGCCAGAAGCTCGACCTACTCCCAGCTCTCGGATCGCTCGTCTTCGCAACCTTCGCCGCCCTGGCCACCAGTTTCCGACGAGGTCCCAATGATGAGCCCTCGTTGTATTTACACGTCGTCTACGCGGCGGTGCGGAAACTTGTAGTTCGTCTATCCGCGCCGCAATTACA ATGGGTGTTCGCACACACACCCACCGTGTACAAACAACAAGCAAAGTCCTACAAAATGGACCAGCGCACAATCGAGCTCAACCacggcggcaaaggccacTGGATTGGAAACCCAGATGCCGAACACGTCCTCATCTGGTATCACG GTGGCGGCTTCACTCTTCCCGCCCTAGAAGGCCACCTCAAATACTTTctcaaactcgtcaagtcGCGCCCCAGTAAAGACCTCGCTgttttcttcctctcctACACGCTCGCCCCGACGGGCAAATACCCCACGCAGCTGACTCAAGCCGTCGAAGCCCTGCGGTACATTGTTACGCAAACGCAGCGCAAGCCCTCGCAGGTCATTATCGGTGGTGACTCTGCGGGCGGGAATCtcgtgtctggtgttttggcaCATCTTACGCATCGACACCACGCGATTGAGGAGTTGACGCTGAGTGAGCCCCTTAGAGCGGCTGTCCTTATGGCTCCGTGGACGGCGCTGGACAAGAATGAAGTCAAGTTGAGTTCGTATGATGGCGCGGACATCATTACGGGAACGGCGTTGAACACCTGGGCGGCGAATTATATGGGCGGCCAGAAACCGGATTACTATACGGATGCGTCGAGCGCGCCGGCAGATTGGTTCAAGGGTCTGCCGGTGAGTAAGATATTAGTGCTGGCGGGGCAGAATGAGACGCTGCTGCCGAGTATTAATGAATTTGTCAAGAATCTCGAG GCGGGTTATGGGCCCGTGGAGTTTTATGTGGCGGAGAGGGAGGCGCATATTGCGCCGTTTGTGAATCTGGTGTTTTATTATGGTGCGCCGACGGGGCAGGGGAATAAGTTGAGGGTGTGGttggaggatgtggttgcGGCGAGGGATGAGGACTATGATCATGTGTAG
- a CDS encoding kinesin family protein (similar to Coccidioides immitis RS XP_001245113.1) — MAAAGQSSITVAVRVRPFTIREAAQLQKSDDSPVFLGDGSLAGPAPKLHQRGLRSVIKVVDDRCLVFDPPEDNPVQRFSRSVVPTSKKVKDQVFAFDRVFDDNTTQSDVYEGTTKNLLDSVLDGYNATVFAYGATGCGKTHTITGTAQHPGIIFLTMQELFEKIDERSQDKSTELSLSYLEIYNETIRDLLVPGGSTTGLMLREDSNQAVTVFGLTSHHPKNVQEVMDMIIQGNEYRTVSPTEANATSSRSHAVLQINISQKDRNADVNEPHTMATLSIIDLAGSERASVTKNRGVRLTEGANINKSLLALGSCINALCDKRQRAHVPYRNSKLTRLLKFSLGGNCKTVMIVCVSPSSAHFDETQNTLRYANRAKNIQTKVTRNVFNVNRHVKDFLVKIDEQMALINELKAQQKDAEQIFFAKFRKQCEKRDSVAHEGVLRLRAAYDNSAAERQERINTMKKLKAFERRIAMLTGWITAFDTVCEQRADNDAMPQNLTAIRKTAQGILVELENSRQHIHQKLEKAAWERALDTALSHSLQQLEGLEGADTGEHAALTREAELLKTNFGREAYREVLEQEKLGDAAMMQMLLTAQFEMLASLSDTLAMDEESAVAQAKQIIHKLLETGYTAAGQVVKPDGSLPVIEIFPPTRKGTPKRKKSLTGYVKPIAPPALAAVQNEHAYASPMKSSPRRRKVFGAARKGVSFTPVKKSKPRGVRWRDDESEDGTLADFANTPQQMDTSPDQSSAEKTPVPPAQPSYLVEDETSIETSSPKIETPDDEQAAAPTARPGGRFQAGFLSKGRMSMQPQGSPSLQAPTFSRSVSSSSPDPAGRTSPLRALDVAKTGNMSPPPLPTPYRSRLSPPQPASLKAIMDENNPPAQGTPSSGSGSGSGSDSESSIIDARKLRSAMQSAKARRPSALGGPAAGNGRRVSSITAIPERSMPRPSMPAALASSTNGISRARRGSLERRKSPPLVCSPEFKGDRSLTAGQARRMNLGGSVRVENAASSPRDGLKDAPRRVTISVGSTPASHRRQESRGATAWR; from the exons ATGGCGGCTGCGGGACAATCATCCATCACTGTTGCCG TTCGCGTGCGACCGTTTACCATTAGAGAAGCTGCCCAGCT ACAAAAATCAGATGACAGCCCCGTCTTTCTCGGAGATGGCTCCCTCGCTGGCCCAGCCCCAAAACTACACCAGCGTGGGCTAAGGAGTGTAATCAAGGTCGTAGATGACCGATGTCT CGTTTTTGACCCCCCAGAAGACAACCCCGTCCAACGGTTCTCCAGATCTGTCGTCCCTACGTCCAAAAAAGTCAAGGACCAGGTCTTTGCTTTCGATCGCGTTTTCgacgacaacaccacacagTCTGACGTCTACGAAGGCACAACCAAAAACTTACTAGATAGCGTCCTCGACGGTTACAATGCCACCGTATTTGCCTACGGAGCTACCGGTTGCGGAAAGACACACACCATTACCGGTACCGCTCAACATCCAGGCATCATTTTCCTGACCATGCAGGAACTCTTCGAGAAGATTGATGAACGGAGTCAGGATAAATCGACAGAGCTTAGTTTGAGCTACCTTGAGATCTATAACGAGACCATTCGAGATCTTTTGGTACCTGGCGGTAGCACGACGGGCTTGATGCTCAGAGAGGACAGCAATCAAGCTGTGACAGTATTCGGGTTGACGAGTCACCACCCCAAAAACGTCCAAGAAGTCATGGATATGATTATCCAAGGCAATGAATATCGAACGGTATCCCCGACAGAAGCGAACGCCACGTCATCTCGATCACATGCGGTATTGCAAATAAACATCTCCCAAAAAGACAGAAACGCAGACGTCAATGAGCCGCACACCATGGCTACGCTTAGCATCATTGATTTGGCTGGGTCGGAGCGTGCCTCAGTTACCAAGAACCGCGGCGTTCGTCTAACCGAAGGTGCAAACATCAACAAATCGCTGCTCGCCTTGGGTAGCTGCATCAACGCACTCTGCGACAAACGTCAGCGCGCACACGTTCCCTaccgcaacagcaaactcaccagacttctCAAGTTTTCGCTCGGCGGCAACTGCAAGACGGTCATGATTGTGTGCGTGTCGCCTTCTAGTGCCCACTTTGATGAGACGCAGAATACGCTGCGCTATGCAAACAGGGCCAAGAATATCCAAACCAAGGTCACCCGCAACGTCTTCAACGTCAATCGACATGTCAAGGACTTCTTGGTCAAGATTGACGAGCAGATGGCCCTTATCAATGAGCTCAAGGCGCAACAAAAGGACGCAGAACAGATATTCTTTGCCAAGTTCCGAAAGCAATGCGAGAAGCGGGACAGTGTGGCCCATGAAGGTGTTTTGCGACTTCGAGCGGCGTACGATAATTCTGCAGCAGAGCGTCAGGAACGAATCAACACaatgaagaagctcaaggctttTGAGAGGCGAATTGCCATGTTGACGGGATGGATTACGGCATTCGATACTGTGTGTGAGCAGAGAGCAGACAACGACGCCATGCCTCAGAATCTGACCGCCATTCGAAAGACTGCCCAAGGGATTCTCGTCGAACTTGAGAATAGCCGTCAACATATCCATCAGAAATTGGAAAAAGCTGCCTGGGAGCGAGCTCTCGATACTGCACTGTCCCATAGCCTGCAGCAACTCGAGGGTCTGGAAGGTGCTGACACAGGTGAACACGCTGCCTTGACACGAGAGGCAGAGCTCCTCAAGACCAACTTTGGCCGTGAGGCGTACCGTGAAGTCCTCGAGCAGGAAAAGCTTGGAGACGCagccatgatgcaaatgctgctTACGGCGCAGTTTGAGATGCTGGCGTCGCTCTCTGATACTCTGGCCATGGATGAGGAGAGCGCTGTTGCGCAGGCTAAGCAGATTATTCACAAGCTTCTTGAGACGGGATACACGGCTGCCGGGCAGGTTGTCAAACCTGACGGCTCCCTTCCCGTTATTGAGATATTCCCTCCAACCCGCAAAGGCACaccaaagaggaagaagagcttgacaGGCTACGTCAAACCCATTGCGCCTCCGGCGCTGGCCGCCGTACAAAACGAGCATGCCTATGCTAGCCCCATGAAGTCGTCGCCAAGAAGACGTAAGGTGTTTGGTGCGGCGAGGAAGGGCGTTAGTTTCACCCCAGTCAAAAAATCCAAGCCCAGAGGTGTGCGATGGCGAGACGACGAAAGCGAGGACGGGACCCTGgccgactttgccaacacaCCACAACAAATGGACACTTCTCCAGATCAGTCATCAGCAGAGAAGACTCCTGTACCGCCTGCGCAGCCATCGTATCTAGTCGAGGATGAGACGAGCATCGAAACGTCGAGTCCAAAGATcgagacaccagacgatGAGCAGGCAGCTGCTCCCACTGCCCGGCCGGGTGGTCGATTCCAAGCAGGATTTCTCTCCAAGGGCCGGATGTCGATGCAGCCGCAAGGATCGCCCTCACTGCAAGCCCCAACCTTTAGCAGAAGCGTATCATCCAGCTCGCCAGACCCTGCTGGAAGGACGTCACCGCTGCGGGCATTGGATGTCGCCAAAACTGGCAAcatgtcaccaccacctctGCCAACGCCGTATCGAAGCAGGCTAAGCCCGCCACAGCCAGCGTCCCTCAAGGCTATTATGGACGAGAACAACCCTCCAGCTCAAGGGACTCCAAGCTCTGGGTCTGGGTCGGGGTCTGGGTCAGACTCGGAATCCAGCATAATTGACGCCCGCAAGCTGCGCAGTGCGATGCAGTCAGCCAAGGCTCGTCGACCGAGTGCACTGGGAGGTCCAGCCGCCGGCAATGGACGACGAGTTTCCTCGATCACAGCGATCCCCGAAAGATCAATGCCGCGGCCCAGCATGCCAGCAGCATTGGCCAGCAGCACAAACGGGATATCAAGAGCCCGTCGAGGCAGCCTAGAGCGGCGAAAGAGTCCTCCTCTTGTGTGCTCACCCGAGTTTAAAGGGGACCGAAGTTTGACGGCGGGTCAAGCCAGGCGGATGAACCTGGGTGGGAGCGTGCGAGTTGAGAATGCGGCTAGCAGCCCCCGAGATGGCCTGAAGGATGCTCCTCGACGCGTTACTATTAGTGTCGGGTCGACGCCCGCATCGCATCGACGCCAGGAGAGTCGGGGGGCCACGGCATGGCGGTGA
- a CDS encoding Ctr copper transporter family protein (similar to Metarhizium acridum CQMa 102 XP_007815336.1), producing the protein MDHSTMTMDMTATPTMNMPKPTASGGGMGGMGNGCKISMLFNLNTIDSCFLSSQWKITSTGMFAGSCIGVFLLGMALEFLRRSIKEYDRFLVRQHVSKFQTSSSPAVAGASDSVSSKDGAAVATGAACAVIPPFRPNVWQQGIRAFLHLLAFFVAYILMLLAMYYNGYLLLCIFLGSFFGAFIFQWETLPLG; encoded by the exons ATGGACCACTCCACCATGACCATGGACATGACGGCCACCCCAACGATGAATATGCCAAAACCTACCGCCAGCGGAGGCGGAATGGGCGGCATGGGCAACGGATGCAAGATTTCC ATGctcttcaacctcaacaccatcgacTCGTGTTTCCTCTCCTCGCAATGGAAAATCACATCAACCGGCATGTTTGCCGGTTCCTGCATCGGCGTCTTTCTCCTCGGCATGGCTCTCGAGTTCCTCCGCCGCTCCATCAAGGAGTATGACAGATTCCTCGTCCGTCAACACGTGTCCAAGTTCCAAACCTCTTCCAGCCCTGCTGTCGCTGGCGCCTCCGATTCTGTTAGCAGCAAGGACGGCGCCGCGGTAGCTACTGGGGCGGCTTGTGCCGTGATTCCTCCGTTTCGACCCAACGTTTGGCAGCAGGGTATTCGGGCATTCTTGCACCTGTTGGCTTTTTTCGTTGCCTATATTCTCATGCTG CTCGCAATGTACTACAACGGCTACCTCCTCCTATGTATCTTTCTCGGCTCATTCTTCGGCGCATTCATTTTCCAGTGGGAGACTCTCCCCCTCGGGTAG